The proteins below come from a single Drosophila suzukii chromosome X, CBGP_Dsuzu_IsoJpt1.0, whole genome shotgun sequence genomic window:
- the LOC108006525 gene encoding putative leucine-rich repeat-containing protein DDB_G0290503 isoform X3: MDLRSWRKLLIQWVIECRFIEHNFITLEQSDLDTFFSIYVQKVQVAPVEDENALPAQPGERRSPLLNFLRDHYPQFSARIDGRGQLVTSDYAYVYTLLLHYSCVKQPSAFIHSICKKLPELVQTCIANFFRQTLEQQLTRQFIRQSVNNVAVVYRQGVQISPSRPSCSTMSPELQEDHDHDTNVYHLENKRLIKLNDTLNEMVAKGDAHLAEIKEQLGEKERQIDDLGAQILDLRERNEWLGTKITLIDEERSSEASRSEKELRCHTYLRDKYNHCRSQLKDRIEDMDKLSRQLDASNWENACQRVLQLQSECESLKVTMESLNVYIKTRADKEQRLTSQRDELNIQNDFLNQQYGKLKEDSDYFLGRISSLLRADNSVNSLTSSIDSTTDEIGKRFRDIESLLEQHMKSFDETEARVNSLNDELADLQRRNAELTNENETLIAQKVQELGQLGEDIEKLNDVIKKQNDEIASLTKNIPLLEKVVKKTQDKMAKAHVLVQSLSTAAINSIATIEPRLLKWGSISTYAGCTDAKDPAQFQSWMTQFVDIYDQMDASRQTLENRYVEASSKLDTLSQAKKRLEEQVQQLQNKSTNDQIPMLKPLNETIKNLELVNDKLTKDNLKLHDMNLELGESLMKSHKEVERRATKYVQLEAADRRKSSDLHDCRKKQDEQKAELKSMQEKMAALKETYEKQIEELKANCDQRSKEVEKEVDGTQDLQINLKESEDKVSKLVEEHKQLLKNTKDEHEKRCKELEKQLAEKDEEQSKLKALEEECQKRCQDIEKQLSEKESQSSELVKEHEEEVKTIKAELEEARYQEKELRLKDKELRETIQTHKQLLRETTSDLQDSRLQEQSMRQTMETHKQLLMESGPSEELLILRNKLQEEEKLTKELRAKLEKQGSSEELLSLRNKLQEEEKLTNEFRAKVEKLESSEELLSLRNKLQEEEKLTHELRAKVENRESSEELLSLRNKLQAEEKLTNELREQLEHRESSGELLSLRNKLQAEEKLTNELREQLEHRESSGELLSLRNKLQAEEKLTNELRAQLENRESSEELLSLRNKLHEEEKLTNQLRAELQGSRPSEELLNLRNKLQEEEKLTNELRAQLENRESSEELLSLRNKLQEEEKLTNQLRAQLEERGSSEELLSLRNKLQEEEKLTNQLKAQLEKRGSNKELVSLRNKLQDEEKLTKQLRTMLEKRESSKELVSLRNKLQEEEKVTKQLRLKLEKQRKELSKAKADLEDLKSADKNLHSLQTKLKDEEKLTHQLKEELSSAKDQLGGDASSTTELRKLYDNSKEELICLTNKLENEVKLMDQMKMLLDKQHKDLVQAKEQLKSAESSKEELLALQTKLQHEQKLTDQLKEELSKAKAELASNANRTTEPNKLYQSSKQELLSLQTKLHDEQKLTDHLRDQLRDEMNKLCGSSKEDLLSLQTQLQNEEKIRNLLKKKLFEKEEELKTTKSQLESNANRMAQVNGSSKEEMLGLHNKLQDQEDLLSLQTQLQNEEKIRNLLKKKLFEKEEELKTTKSQLESNANRMAQVNGSSKEEMLGLHNKLQDQENLSHQLNAELAKQQELLSTANAQLESYAQLEALFDGSKDEMVRLRNMIHKEQKLSEQLRAEMKDQADAHQKEVDSLKLARDSILPEIQVVKGRMVKAEREYQISLATLEDQIETLDERNKQAEVECLSAKERIKELESSCKAKEDQLLQAELLNDCLALEISCHNGEVEKLNQQLAKKDEEMAELRNCAGRNQKLGQQDMDELQQRLDSEMVKRQKAEDQLAAASERLTDLVQELDGTRLVHDACQYELEEKTREIETLRAESTDRIRSYKERLEALSQQLAQCHDDLAELRSANESRSQSPEADSNLGQLRQEAVRNSKLALDCQILQAKYRDAKDEIQRCEQKIKDQRLEMEGKLDKMKTKMTQTNLSIDPKTVGRLTMVSRGTDVTRGAEVAAEVAAEVAAEEQAIPMAVQILARRIGNEPVEVANPDNEPVEVANPDNEPVEVANPDNEPVVEVRNNEIAIPPRNAYQYRSLLLLVGLNALLLGGLLLTLHMNETEF, encoded by the exons ATGGACCTGCGCAGCTGGCGTAAGCTTCTTATCCAGTGG GTGATCGAGTGTCGCTTCATTGAACACAACTTCATCACATTGGAGCAGTCTGACCTCGATACCTTCTTCTCGATTTACGTGCAAAAGGTACAGGTGGCGCCGGTGGAGGATGAGAACGCGCTGCCGGCCCAGCCCGGGGAGCGCCGCTCCCCCCTGCTGAACTTCCTAAGAG ATCATTATCCACAGTTCAGTGCCCGCATAGATGGCCGTGGCCAACTCGTGACCTCGGACTACGCGTACGTCTACACACTGCTCCTGCACTACTCGTGCGTGAAGCAGCCCAGCGCGTTCATCCACAGCATCTGCAAGAAGCTGCCGGAGCTAGTGCAGACTTGCATCGCCAACTTCTTCCGCCAGACGTTGGAGCAGCAGCTGACGCGTCAATTTATACGCCAGTCTGTGAACAATGTGGCTGTGGTTTACCGCCAGGGCGTCCAGATCAGCCCCAGTCGTCCGAGCTGCAGCACCATGAGTCCCGAGCTGCAGGAGGATCACGATCACGACACTAACGTGTACCACTTGGAGAACAAGAGGCTAATTAAACTCAACGATACGCTCAATGAGATGGTGGCCAAGGGAGACGCACATCTGGCCGAGATAAAGGAGCAGCTTGGCGAGAAAGAGCGTCAGATAGACGATTTGGGTGCTCAAATCTTGGATCTGCGCGAGCGGAATGAGTGGCTCGGAACTAAGATCACGCTGATCGATGAGGAGCGAAGCAGCGAGGCAAGCCGTTCGGAGAAGGAGCTGCGCTGTCATACGTACTTGCGTGACAAGTATAACCATTGTCGAAGCCAGCTTAAGGATAGGATCGAGGACATGGATAAGTTGTCCCGCCAACTGGATGCGTCCAACTGGGAGAACGCGTGTCAACGAGTGCTCCAGTTGCAGTCTGAATGCGAATCCCTCAAGGTGACAATGGAATCGCTAAACGTGTACATAAAGACAAGGGCGGATAAGGAGCAGCGTCTCACCAGCCAACGGGATGAGCTCAATATCCAAAACGATTTTCTGAACCAGCAGTACGGCAAGTTAAAGGAGGATTCAGACTATTTTCTGGGCCGCATCTCTAGCCTCTTAAGAGCCGACAACTCTGTGAATTCCCTGACATCCTCCATCGACTCGACAACGGACGAAATTGGCAAGCGGTTCCGTGATATTGAATCGTTGCTCGAGCAGCACATGAAATCGTTTGATGAGACTGAGGCGAGGGTGAATAGTTTGAACGATGAGTTGGCAGATCTTCAGCGACGCAATGCAGAGCTTACCAATGAGAACGAGACACTGATTGCCCAGAAGGTCCAAGAACTGGGTCAACTGGGTGAGGATATTGAAAAACTGAATGACGTGATTAAAAAACAGAATGACGAGATCGCCAGTCTTACCAAAAACATTCCTCTGTTAGAAAAGGTTGTGAAAAAAACTCAGGACAAGATGGCGAAGGCTCATGTGTTGGTACAAAGCTTAAGTACGGCAGCCATCAATTCTATTGCCACCATTGAGCCTCGTCTTTTGAAATGGGGTTCAATCTCTACTTATGCGGGATGCACTGATGCAAAAGACCCCGCGCAATTCCAATCTTGGATGACCCAGTTTGTCGACATCTATGACCAAATGGATGCCAGTCGCCAGACTCTGGAAAACCGCTACGTTGAGGCCTCGAGCAAATTGGATACGCTTAGCCAGGCCAAGAAGCGATTGGAGGAGCAGGTGCAGCAACTGCAGAATAAGTCGACTAACGATCAGATCCCTATGCTAAAGCCACTCAACGAAACCATCAAGAACCTGGAGCTGGTGAACGACAAGCTGACCAAGGACAACCTTAAGCTTCATGACATGAATCTAGAGTTGGGTGAGAGTCTGATGAAGTCCCACAAAGAGGTGGAACGTCGCGCGACCAAATACGTCCAGCTGGAGGCTGCGGATAGGCGGAAGTCCAGCGATCTGCACGATTGCCGGAAGAAACAAGATGAACAGAAAGCGGAACTGAAGTCCATGCAGGAAAAAATGGCCGCGTTAAAGGAAACTTATGAAAAACAGATTGAAGAACTGAAAGCTAACTGTGATCAGCGGTCCAAGGAAGTTGAGAAAGAGGTGGATGGAACCCAGGACTTGCAAATAAACCTAAAGGAAAGTGAGGACAAGGTATCGAAACTAGTGGAAGAGCACAAGCAACTGTTGAAGAACACGAAAGATGAGCACGAAAAGCGTTGCAAAGAGCTAGAGAAGCAGTTGGCCGAAAAGGATGAAGAGCAGTCAAAGTTGAAGGCTTTGGAAGAAGAATGTCAAAAGCGCTGCCAAGACATCGAGAAGCAGCTGTCCGAGAAGGAGTCCCAGTCCTCGGAGTTGGTCAAAGAGCACGAAGAAGAAGTTAAGACAATCAAAGCGGAGCTGGAGGAGGCTCGCTACCAGGAGAAGGAGTTGCGCCTAAAGGACAAAGAGCTGCGCGAGACCATACAGACCCACAAGCAACTATTAAGGGAAACTACTTCCGATCTGCAGGATTCTCGCCTTCAGGAGCAGAGCATGCGCCAAACTATGGAGACCCACAAGCAACTATTGATGGAATCGGGTCCCAGCGAGGAGCTCCTCATTTTGCGTAATAAGCTGCAGGAGGAAGAGAAGCTTACGAAAGAGCTCAGAGCAAAGCTAGAGAAGCAGGGATCCAGCGAGGAGCTTCTCAGTTTGCGCAATAAGCTCCAGGAGGAAGAGAAGCTTACGAATGAGTTCAGAGCAAAGGTAGAGAAGCTAGAATCCAGCGAGGAGCTTCTCAGTTTGCGTAATAAGCTCCAGGAAGAG GAGAAGCTTACGCATGAGCTCAGGGCAAAGGTAGAGAACCGAGAATCCAGCGAAGAGCTTCTCAGCTTGCGCAATAAGCTCCAGGCGGAAGAGAAGCTTACGAATGAGCTCAGGGAACAACTTGAGCACCGAGAATCCAGCGGGGAGCTGCTCAGCTTGCGCAATAAGCTCCAGGCGGAAGAGAAGCTTACGAATGAGCTCAGGGAACAACTTGAGCACCGAGAATCCAGCGGGGAGCTGCTCAGCTTGCGCAATAAGCTCCAGGCGGAAGAGAAGCTTACGAACGAGCTCAGGGCACAGCTGGAGAATCGAGAATCCAGCGAGGAGCTGCTAAGCTTGCGCAATAAGCTCCATGAGGAAGAGAAGCTTACAAACCAACTAAGAGCAGAGCTGCAGGGGTCACGACCCAGCGAGGAGCTTCTCAATTTGCGTAATAAGCTCCAGGAAGAAGAGAAACTTACGAATGAGCTCAGGGCACAGCTGGAGAATCGAGAATCCAGCGAGGAGCTGCTCAGCTTGCGCAATAAGCTCCAGGAGGAAGAGAAGCTTACGAACCAATTAAGAGCACAGCTGGAGGAGCGAGGATCCAGCGAGGAGCTTCTCAGCTTGCGTAATAAGCTCCAGGAGGAAGAGAAACTTACGAATCAGCTCAAGGCGCAGCTAGAGAAGCGAGGGTCCAACAAGGAGCTTGTCAGCTTGCGTAATAAGCTTCAGGACGAAGAAAAGCTTACTAAGCAGCTCAGGACAATGCTAGAGAAGAGAGAATCCAGCAAGGAGTTGGTCAGTTTGCGTAATAAGCTCCAAGAGGAAGAGAAGGTTACTAAGCAGCTCAGGCTGAAGCTAGAGAAGCAACGTAAAGAACTGAGTAAGGCCAAGGCGGACCTGGAGGACTTGAAAAGCGCCGATAAGAATTTGCACAGTCTACAAACCAAACTTAAGGACGAAGAGAAGCTTACTCATCAACTTAAGGAGGAGCTGAGCTCGGCTAAGGACCAGCTCGGAGGCGATGCAAGCAGTACTACTGAACTAAGAAAACTGTACGACAACTCCAAGGAGGAGCTGATCTGTTTGACTAACAAGCTCGAGAACGAAGTGAAGCTTATGGATCAGATGAAAATGTTGctagacaagcaacacaaagATCTGGTCCAGGCCAAGGAGCAGCTCAAGAGCGCCGAGAGCTCCAAGGAGGAACTGCTGGCTCTCCAAACCAAACTTCAGCATGAACAGAAACTTACGGATCAGCTTAAGGAGGAGCTGAGCAAGGCCAAGGCCGAACTCGCAAGCAATGCAAATAGAACGACGGAACCAAATAAATTGTATCAGAGCTCCAAGCAGGAACTGCTCAGTCTACAAACCAAACTTCATGACGAACAGAAACTTACGGATCATCTGAGGGATCAGCTTAGGGACGAAATGAATAAATTGTGTGGCAGCTCCAAGGAGGATCTGCTCAGTTTACAAACTCAGCTCCAGAACGAAGAGAAGATCAGGAATCTGCTCAAGAAGAAGCTGTTCGAGAAAGAGGAAGAGCTAAAAACGACCAAGTCCCAACTCGAAAGCAATGCAAATCGCATGGCGCAAGTAAATGGAAGCTCCAAGGAGGAGATGCTCGGCTTGCATAATAAGCTCCAGGACCAGGAGGATCTGCTCAGTTTACAAACTCAGCTCCAGAACGAAGAGAAGATCAGGAATCTGCTCAAGAAGAAGCTGTTCGAGAAAGAGGAAGAGCTAAAAACGACCAAGTCCCAACTCGAAAGCAATGCAAATCGCATGGCGCAAGTAAATGGAAGCTCCAAGGAGGAGATGCTCGGCTTGCATAATAAGCTCCAGGACCAGGAGAATCTAAGTCATCAGCTCAATGCTGAGCTGGCCAAGCAGCAGGAGCTGCTCAGCACAGCCAATGCCCAACTCGAAAGCTACGCACAACTGGAAGCGTTGTTTGACGGCTCAAAGGATGAGATGGTAAGGCTTCGGAATATGATTCATAAGGAACAAAAGCTTTCGGAACAGCTCAGAGCAGAGATGAAGGATCAGGCCGATGCTCACCAGAAGGAAGTGGATAGTTTGAAACTAGCAAGGGATTCCATACTGCCTGAGATCCAAGTGGTTAAGGGGCGAATGGTGAAGGCCGAGCGCGAATACCAGATCAGTCTGGCCACCCTGGAGGACCAAATCGAAACGTTGGATGAGCGCAACAAACAGGCCGAAGTTGAGTGTCTCTCTGCCAAAGAGCGGATCAAAGAACTGGAGTCAAGTTGCAAGGCCAAGGAGGATCAGCTCTTGCAAGCCGAGCTCTTGAACGATTGCCTGGCGCTCGAGATTAGCTGCCACAATGGGGAGGTGGAAAAACTAAACCAACAGCTGGCAAAGAAAGATGAAGAGATGGCTGAATTGCGCAATTGCGCTGGGCGTAACCAGAAGCTGGGGCAGCAGGATATGGACGAGTTGCAGCAACGTTTGGATAGCGAGATGGTCAAACGCCAAAAGGCCGAGGATCAGTTGGCCGCAGCCAGCGAACGGCTAACCGATCTTGTCCAGGAATTGGACGGAACACGACTCGTCCACGATGCCTGTCAATACGAACTGGAGGAGAAGACGCGCGAGATTGAAACCCTTCGTGCCGAGTCGACGGACCGCATTCGTTCCTATAAGGAGCGCCTGGAAGCCTTATCACAGCAGCTGGCCCAATGCCATGACGACCTGGCCGAGCTGAGGTCGGCCAACGAGAGCCGATCGCAGAGTCCGGAAGCGGACTCCAATCTCGGCCAGCTGCGCCAGGAGGCGGTGCGAAACAGCAAGCTTGCGCTGGACTGCCAGATCCTGCAGGCCAAGTATCGCGACGCCAAGGATGAGATCCAGCGCTGCGAGCAGAAGATCAAGGACCAGCGTCTCGAGATGGAGGGCAAGTTGGACAAGATGAAGACCAAGATG ACCCAGACAAATCTGTCGATCGATCCGAAGACTGTTGGCCGCCTCACGATGGTCTCAAGAGGCACAGATGTGACACGTGGGGCAGAAGTGGCAGCCGAAGTGGCAGCCGAAGTGGCAGCTGAAGAACAAGCGATACCAATGGCAGTACAGATATTGGCCAGGCGCATTGGCAACGAACCGGTAGAGGTCGCGAACCCTGACAACGAACCGGTGGAG